The following coding sequences are from one Macaca nemestrina isolate mMacNem1 chromosome 1, mMacNem.hap1, whole genome shotgun sequence window:
- the C1H1orf162 gene encoding transmembrane protein C1orf162 homolog has translation MGGISSTSKPYTEKHGPFSTAAPTTSPAPCLSNHHNKNYLILAFFAGVLLTLLLIAFIFLIIKSCRKCHSKPRVPDPHSAPPAKLSSIPGESLTYASMTFKLSEDKSNHLAENRSADFDPIVYAQIKVTN, from the exons AAAAACACGGCCCTTTCTCCACAGCAGCCCCAACAACTAGCCCTGCACCGTGTCTCTCTAACCACCACAA CAAAAACTATTTAATCCTTGCCTTTTTTGCTGGGGTTCTACTGACACTGCTGCTGATAGCCTTTATCTTCCTCATCATAAAGAGCTGCAGAAAAT GTCACTCCAAGCCCCGGGTCCCGGATCCTCACTCAGCTCCTCCGGCCAAG CTTTCATCCATCCCAGGAGAATCACTTACCTATGCCAGCATGACTTTCAAACTCTCAGAAGATAAGAGCAATCACTTGGCTGAGAACCGTTCTGCAGACTTTGACCCCATTGTCTATGCTCAAATTAAAGTGACAAACTAA